The Dama dama isolate Ldn47 chromosome 3, ASM3311817v1, whole genome shotgun sequence genome has a segment encoding these proteins:
- the TMEM106C gene encoding transmembrane protein 106C codes for MGSPHSIYAHRPFSKRRKADDTEDSLAEREQQEAIAQFPYVEFTGRDSITCLTCQGTGYIPEQVNELVALIPHSDQRLRPQRTKQYVLLSVLLCLLASGLVVFFLFPHSVLVDDDGIKVVKVTFNEQRSLVILAITATLKIRNSNFYSVAVTSLSSEVQYMNTVVGSYMTTNISHIPPRSEHLVNFTAKAEMGGPYSYVYFFCTLPYIGVHNIVVFIRTSVKISYIGHMTQSSLETHHYVDCGVNSTTV; via the exons ATGGGGTCCCCTCATTCCATCTATGCTCACCGGCCTTTCAGCAAGCGAAGGAAAGCAGATGACACTGAGGATTCTCTGGCCGAACGGGAGCAGCAGGAGGCCATTGCTCAGTTCCCCTATGTGGAGTTCACCGGGCGAGATAGCATTACATGTCTCACGTGTCAGGGGACAGGCTACATTCCAG AGCAAGTTAATGAGTTGGTGGCTTTGATCCCTCACAGCGATCAGCGGTTGCGTCCTCAGAGAAC TAAGCAGTATGTCCTCCTGTCTGTCCTGCTCTGCCTCCTGGCGTCCGGTTTGGTGGTTTTCTTCCTGTTTCCACATTCAGTCCTCGTGGATGATGATGGCATCAAAgtggtaaaagtcacatttaATGAGCAGAGGTCCCTTGTCATCCTCGCCATCACG GCCACCCTGAAAATTAGAAATTCCAACTTCTACTCCGTGGCGGTGACCAGCCTGTCCAGCGAGGTTCAGTACATGAACACCGTGGTTGGATCGTACATGACAACTAACATCTCCCACATTCCACCTCGGAGCGAGCACCTG GTGAATTTTACTGCAAAGGCCGAGATGGGAGGACCATATTCCTATGTGTA CTTCTTCTGCACGTTACCCTATATTGGAGTGCACAACATAGTGGTCTTCATTCG AACTTCGGTGAAGATTTCCTACATTGGCCACATGACCCAGAGCTCCTTGGAGACACATCACTATGTGGATTGTGGAGTAAATTCCACAACTGTTTAG